Proteins encoded together in one Cellulomonas gilvus ATCC 13127 window:
- a CDS encoding phosphatidate cytidylyltransferase, giving the protein MTQLAAPTTSRPGRDLPVAISVGVGMLVVVVASLFIRKEAFLVVAVLAVCAGLWELAQAFTRRAIHLPLLPLLVGAVGILVSSYTAGPEALFVSFMLTVGGVVVWRVLDGSGDSALRDVVGGAFAAAYLPFLAGFVMLMLAEPDGPARVLVFILLCVASDTGGFAVGVLLGRHPLAPSVSPKKSWEGLAGSVVLACVVGVVSVQVAFEGEPLVGVFLGLATVVTATLGDLAESMLKRDLELKDMGRLVPGHGGVLDRLDSLLLTAPAVYLVLTLLQPAPVGF; this is encoded by the coding sequence ATGACGCAGCTCGCCGCCCCCACCACGTCTCGACCGGGTCGTGACCTCCCGGTCGCGATCTCGGTCGGCGTCGGCATGCTCGTCGTCGTGGTCGCCTCCCTGTTCATCAGGAAGGAGGCGTTCCTCGTGGTGGCGGTGCTCGCGGTGTGCGCGGGCCTGTGGGAGCTCGCGCAGGCGTTCACCCGCCGCGCGATCCACCTGCCGCTGCTGCCCCTGCTGGTGGGCGCGGTCGGGATCCTGGTCTCGTCGTACACCGCCGGGCCGGAGGCGCTGTTCGTCTCGTTCATGCTGACCGTCGGCGGCGTCGTGGTGTGGCGGGTCCTCGACGGCAGCGGCGACAGCGCGCTGCGTGACGTGGTCGGCGGTGCGTTCGCGGCGGCGTACCTGCCGTTCCTGGCGGGCTTCGTGATGCTCATGCTCGCGGAGCCCGACGGCCCGGCGCGCGTGCTCGTCTTCATCCTGCTGTGCGTCGCGAGCGACACGGGCGGGTTCGCGGTCGGCGTGCTGCTCGGCCGGCACCCGCTCGCGCCGTCGGTCAGCCCCAAGAAGTCGTGGGAGGGGCTCGCGGGCTCGGTCGTGCTCGCATGCGTCGTCGGGGTCGTGAGCGTGCAGGTCGCGTTCGAGGGTGAGCCGCTGGTCGGCGTGTTCCTGGGCCTGGCGACCGTCGTCACCGCGACGCTGGGCGACCTCGCGGAGTCGATGCTCAAGCGTGACCTCGAGCTCAAGGACATGGGACGCCTGGTGCCCGGTCACGGCGGCGTGCTCGACCGCCTCGACTCGCTCCTGCTCACGGCGCCCGCCGTCTACCTGGTCCTCACCCTGCTGCAGCCGGCCCCCGTCGGCTTCTAG
- the frr gene encoding ribosome recycling factor, whose product MIDETLLEAEEKMDKAIEVAKDDFATIRTGRANAAMFSKIFVDYYGSPTPLQQLASFNVTEARTVLISPFDKSATAAVEKALRDSDLGVNPNNDGNVIRVVLPALTEERRRDFVKLAKAKAEQARTSVRAVRRRAKEELDRIVKDGEAGEDEVARAEKELEALTKKHVDTIDHLLTSKESELLEV is encoded by the coding sequence GTGATCGACGAGACGCTGCTCGAGGCCGAGGAGAAGATGGACAAGGCGATCGAGGTCGCCAAGGACGACTTCGCGACCATCCGCACGGGCCGTGCGAACGCCGCGATGTTCTCCAAGATCTTCGTCGACTACTACGGCTCGCCGACGCCGCTGCAGCAGCTCGCGTCGTTCAACGTGACCGAGGCGCGCACGGTGCTGATCTCGCCGTTCGACAAGTCGGCGACCGCGGCGGTCGAGAAGGCGCTGCGGGACTCGGACCTGGGCGTCAACCCCAACAACGACGGCAACGTCATCCGCGTCGTGCTGCCCGCCCTCACCGAGGAGCGTCGCCGCGACTTCGTGAAGCTCGCCAAGGCGAAGGCCGAGCAGGCGCGCACGTCGGTGCGTGCGGTGCGCCGCCGCGCCAAGGAGGAGCTCGACCGCATCGTCAAGGACGGCGAGGCGGGCGAGGACGAGGTCGCACGCGCCGAGAAGGAGCTCGAGGCGCTGACCAAGAAGCACGTGGACACGATCGACCACCTGCTGACGTCCAAGGAGAGCGAGCTGCTCGAGGTCTGA
- the pyrH gene encoding UMP kinase has translation MTLDTSTDATTVAPRRRVLLKLSGETFGGGSVGLAVDVVRRVAEEIAVAVRGGVEVAIVVGGGNFFRGAELSASGMDRARADYMGMLGTVMNCLALQDFLEQAGVSTRVQTAITMGQVAEPYIPLRAIRHLEKGRVVIFGAGAGMPYFSTDTVSVQRALETHCQEVLMGKNGVDGVYSADPRTDPDAVKLDHLTYTDALVGDLAVMDATALSLCRDNDVVMRVFGLEEVGNVTRALQGEKIGTSVTAD, from the coding sequence GTGACCCTGGACACTTCCACCGACGCGACCACGGTCGCCCCCCGGCGCCGGGTGCTGCTGAAGCTCTCGGGTGAGACGTTCGGAGGCGGTTCGGTCGGCCTCGCGGTGGACGTGGTCCGGCGCGTGGCCGAGGAGATCGCGGTCGCGGTGCGCGGCGGCGTCGAGGTCGCGATCGTCGTCGGCGGCGGCAACTTCTTCCGTGGTGCCGAGCTGTCCGCGAGCGGCATGGACCGGGCCCGCGCGGACTACATGGGCATGCTCGGCACGGTCATGAACTGCCTGGCGCTGCAGGACTTCCTGGAGCAGGCGGGCGTGAGCACGCGCGTGCAGACCGCGATCACGATGGGCCAGGTCGCCGAGCCCTACATCCCGCTGCGCGCGATCCGGCACCTCGAGAAGGGCCGCGTCGTCATCTTCGGCGCGGGTGCGGGCATGCCGTACTTCTCGACCGACACCGTGAGCGTGCAGCGCGCCCTGGAGACGCACTGCCAGGAGGTGCTCATGGGCAAGAACGGCGTGGACGGCGTGTACAGCGCGGACCCGCGCACGGACCCCGACGCCGTGAAGCTCGACCACCTCACGTACACCGACGCCCTGGTGGGCGACCTGGCCGTGATGGACGCCACCGCGCTGTCGCTGTGCCGCGACAACGACGTGGTCATGCGCGTGTTCGGCCTCGAGGAGGTCGGCAACGTCACCCGCGCGCTCCAGGGTGAGAAGATCGGCACGTCCGTCACGGCAGACTGA
- the tsf gene encoding translation elongation factor Ts, giving the protein MANYSLQDIKDLREKTGAGMLDVKKALEEAEGDPAKALEIIRVKGLKGVGKREGRAASDGLVAAHVGPTADGEGQTGVLVEVNSETDFVAKSQSFISLAERVLAAAVSTGARDADALTSAEYEGTTVQNIVDETAATLGERVVVRRLARVAGEHVEVYLHKVNKDLPPQVGVLVATDAAAASVARDVATHIAAFSPLYLTRDEVPAETVENERKIAEETARNEGKPEAALAKIVEGRLTGYFKENVLVDQAFAKDSKKSVGQVLAEAGGTVTGFVRFRVGA; this is encoded by the coding sequence ATGGCGAACTACTCGCTCCAGGACATCAAGGACCTGCGCGAGAAGACCGGCGCCGGCATGCTCGACGTCAAGAAGGCGCTCGAGGAGGCCGAGGGCGACCCGGCCAAGGCGCTCGAGATCATCCGCGTGAAGGGCCTCAAGGGCGTCGGCAAGCGTGAGGGCCGTGCGGCCTCCGACGGTCTGGTCGCGGCGCACGTCGGCCCCACGGCCGACGGCGAGGGCCAGACCGGCGTGCTGGTCGAGGTCAACTCGGAGACCGACTTCGTGGCGAAGAGCCAGTCGTTCATCTCGCTCGCCGAGCGCGTGCTCGCGGCGGCCGTCTCGACGGGTGCCCGCGACGCGGACGCGCTGACGTCGGCCGAGTACGAGGGCACGACCGTGCAGAACATCGTCGACGAGACGGCCGCCACGCTCGGTGAGCGCGTCGTCGTGCGTCGTCTGGCCCGCGTGGCCGGCGAGCACGTCGAGGTCTACCTGCACAAGGTCAACAAGGACCTGCCCCCGCAGGTCGGCGTGCTCGTCGCGACGGACGCGGCCGCGGCCTCGGTCGCGCGTGACGTGGCGACGCACATCGCGGCGTTCTCGCCGCTGTACCTCACGCGTGACGAGGTCCCGGCCGAGACGGTCGAGAACGAGCGCAAGATCGCCGAGGAGACGGCCCGCAACGAGGGCAAGCCCGAGGCCGCGCTCGCGAAGATCGTCGAGGGCCGGCTCACGGGGTACTTCAAGGAGAACGTCCTGGTCGACCAGGCGTTCGCCAAGGACTCGAAGAAGTCGGTCGGTCAGGTGCTGGCGGAGGCCGGCGGCACGGTGACGGGCTTCGTCCGTTTCCGCGTGGGAGCCTGA
- the rpsB gene encoding 30S ribosomal protein S2, protein MAVVTMRQLLESGVHFGHQTRRWNPKMKRFIFTERNGIYIVDLQQSLSYIDRAYDFVSQTVAHGGSILFVGTKKQAQEPVAEQAARVGMPYVNQRWLGGMLTNFSTMHKRLQRLKELEQIDFDDVAASGLTKKELLVLRREKDKLAKTLGGIRDMAKVPSAVWIVDTNKEHLAVDEARKLGIPVVAILDTNCDPDVVDYPIPGNDDAIRAVQLLTRVIADAVADGLMKRHSGKAAAEGGAPAEAEPLAEWERELLAGAEADLAAAPAADEAPAEAPAAEEAPAAEAAPEAATDAPADQA, encoded by the coding sequence ATGGCCGTCGTGACCATGCGCCAGCTGCTCGAGAGCGGTGTCCACTTCGGGCACCAGACCCGCCGCTGGAACCCCAAGATGAAGCGCTTCATCTTCACCGAGCGCAACGGCATCTACATCGTCGACCTGCAGCAGTCGCTGTCCTACATCGACCGCGCGTACGACTTCGTCTCGCAGACGGTCGCGCACGGCGGGTCGATCCTGTTCGTCGGCACCAAGAAGCAGGCGCAGGAGCCCGTCGCCGAGCAGGCCGCGCGCGTCGGCATGCCGTACGTCAACCAGCGCTGGCTGGGTGGCATGCTCACCAACTTCTCCACGATGCACAAGCGTCTCCAGCGCCTCAAGGAGCTCGAGCAGATCGACTTCGACGACGTCGCGGCCTCGGGCCTGACGAAGAAGGAGCTCCTGGTCCTGCGTCGCGAGAAGGACAAGCTCGCCAAGACGCTCGGCGGCATCCGCGACATGGCCAAGGTCCCCTCGGCCGTGTGGATCGTCGACACGAACAAGGAGCACCTCGCGGTCGACGAGGCGCGCAAGCTGGGCATCCCGGTCGTCGCGATCCTCGACACCAACTGCGACCCCGACGTGGTCGACTACCCGATCCCGGGCAACGACGACGCGATCCGCGCCGTGCAGCTGCTGACCCGCGTGATCGCGGACGCGGTCGCGGACGGTCTGATGAAGCGTCACTCGGGCAAGGCCGCCGCCGAGGGTGGCGCGCCGGCTGAGGCCGAGCCGTTGGCCGAGTGGGAGCGTGAGCTCCTCGCGGGTGCCGAGGCCGACCTGGCCGCCGCTCCGGCCGCCGACGAGGCCCCGGCCGAGGCGCCGGCCGCCGAGGAGGCGCCCGCCGCCGAGGCCGCGCCCGAGGCTGCCACCGACGCCCCGGCCGACCAGGCCTGA
- a CDS encoding murein hydrolase activator EnvC family protein, which yields MSTSRPAPRTRSGVGPGRTGPAVRRGVVAALLASVVAASLSTAAAVPTRPATVATSAATWVLPVAGAHVLRAFDAPPAPWAAGHRGVDLTATTGGPVASPADGVVAFAGPVAGRRVLTIRHAAGLTTSLEPVRADVTVGTHVRAGTPVGTVEGGPHCGGTPCVHWGVRTAPDSYLDPMLLIDPGGPVVLLPVG from the coding sequence ATGTCCACGTCGCGCCCCGCCCCGCGCACCCGCTCCGGCGTGGGTCCGGGGCGCACCGGACCTGCGGTCCGACGGGGCGTGGTCGCCGCGCTCCTGGCCTCGGTCGTCGCGGCATCGCTGTCGACCGCCGCGGCCGTGCCCACGCGACCTGCCACGGTCGCGACGTCGGCGGCCACCTGGGTGCTCCCGGTCGCGGGTGCGCACGTGCTGCGCGCGTTCGACGCACCGCCCGCGCCGTGGGCGGCGGGCCACCGGGGCGTGGACCTCACGGCGACGACGGGCGGTCCGGTCGCCTCCCCCGCGGACGGCGTGGTGGCGTTCGCGGGTCCGGTCGCCGGCCGGCGCGTGCTCACGATCCGGCACGCCGCGGGTCTGACGACCAGCCTCGAGCCCGTGCGCGCGGACGTCACCGTCGGCACGCACGTCCGCGCGGGAACACCGGTGGGCACGGTCGAGGGCGGCCCGCACTGCGGCGGCACGCCCTGCGTGCACTGGGGCGTCCGCACGGCGCCGGACAGCTACCTGGACCCGATGCTCCTGATCGACCCGGGCGGGCCCGTGGTCCTGCTGCCCGTCGGCTGA
- a CDS encoding FliA/WhiG family RNA polymerase sigma factor — MTIHLDAPAALAVIGRSATAPLGVIPQQRGQLDVELDELLDGELATVVALPEVPTQRAEPVDPDVATMWTDFKATGAREHRDALILHYASLVTAVAGRVGMRLPAMVEQADLVSYGMFGLIDAIEKYQLDRAVKFESYASSRIRGAIIDELRAMDWVPRSVRTKARSVDRALAELEATLHRAPTEAEVAQHLGCQVTELRNVNSQLATSNMAALDELLGGEDRAGGVSLGDTLCDERIDDPAGTLADAETVHLLARAIEQLGERERIVVVLYYYEGMTLAEIGRVLGVTESRISQMHTAAMTRLRTRLVDAERI; from the coding sequence ATGACCATCCACCTGGACGCCCCGGCCGCGCTGGCTGTCATCGGACGCAGCGCGACCGCCCCCCTCGGCGTCATCCCCCAGCAGCGGGGTCAGCTCGACGTCGAGCTGGACGAGCTGCTGGACGGCGAGCTCGCGACCGTCGTCGCGCTCCCCGAGGTCCCCACGCAGCGTGCCGAGCCGGTCGACCCGGACGTCGCCACGATGTGGACGGACTTCAAGGCGACAGGTGCGCGCGAGCACCGCGACGCGCTGATCCTGCACTACGCGTCGCTGGTGACGGCCGTCGCGGGCCGCGTGGGCATGCGCCTGCCGGCGATGGTGGAGCAGGCCGACCTGGTCTCCTACGGCATGTTCGGCCTGATCGACGCGATCGAGAAGTACCAGCTCGACCGCGCGGTGAAGTTCGAGTCGTACGCGTCGTCGCGGATCCGCGGCGCGATCATCGACGAGCTCCGCGCCATGGACTGGGTGCCGCGCTCGGTCCGCACCAAGGCCCGCTCGGTGGATCGTGCGCTCGCGGAGCTCGAGGCGACGCTGCACCGCGCGCCGACCGAGGCCGAGGTCGCCCAGCACCTGGGCTGCCAGGTCACGGAGCTGCGCAACGTCAACTCCCAGCTCGCGACGTCCAACATGGCGGCGCTCGACGAGCTCCTCGGCGGCGAGGACCGTGCGGGCGGCGTCTCGCTCGGCGACACGCTGTGCGACGAGCGCATCGACGACCCGGCGGGCACGCTCGCCGACGCCGAGACGGTGCACCTGCTGGCCCGCGCGATCGAGCAGCTCGGCGAGCGCGAGCGCATCGTCGTGGTCCTCTACTACTACGAGGGCATGACCCTGGCCGAGATCGGCCGCGTGCTCGGCGTCACGGAGTCGCGCATCTCGCAGATGCACACCGCGGCGATGACCCGCCTGCGCACCCGACTGGTCGACGCCGAGCGCATCTGA
- a CDS encoding tyrosine recombinase XerC: protein MPEAEITQETPARVRLLADFEQHLVAQRGLSAHTVRAYRGDVEALLSYAARHGARTLADVDLAVLRAWLASMAAGQRSRATLARRGASARTFFAWAAHTGRVQRDPAIRLATARVAAPLPTVLTQDTARRMLDERAQDARTGEPLVVRDWALLELLYATGVRVGELCGADVSDLDLATCTLRVVGKGDKERVVPFGRPAADAVDAWLRVRGELAGAGAALFVGARGGRIDQRQVRDVVHRATTAAGADVAPHALRHSAATHLLEGGSDLRSVQEILGHSSLTTTQRYTHVSAERLRSAYAQAHPRA from the coding sequence ATGCCCGAGGCCGAGATCACCCAGGAGACACCCGCTCGGGTGCGTCTCCTGGCTGACTTCGAGCAGCACCTCGTGGCGCAGCGCGGTCTGTCCGCGCACACCGTCCGCGCCTACCGCGGCGACGTCGAGGCGCTGCTGTCGTACGCGGCCCGGCACGGCGCACGCACGCTGGCCGACGTCGACCTGGCCGTGCTGCGCGCGTGGCTCGCGTCGATGGCGGCCGGGCAGCGCAGCCGCGCGACGCTCGCGCGGCGCGGTGCCAGCGCCCGCACGTTCTTCGCCTGGGCCGCGCACACGGGCCGGGTGCAGCGCGACCCCGCGATCCGGCTCGCGACCGCGCGCGTGGCGGCCCCGCTGCCCACGGTCCTGACGCAGGACACCGCGCGTCGCATGCTCGACGAGCGCGCGCAGGACGCGCGCACGGGCGAACCGCTCGTGGTGCGGGACTGGGCGCTGCTCGAGCTGCTGTACGCCACGGGCGTGCGCGTGGGCGAGCTGTGCGGCGCCGACGTGAGCGACCTGGACCTCGCCACGTGCACGCTGCGCGTGGTCGGCAAGGGCGACAAGGAGCGCGTGGTGCCGTTCGGGCGTCCCGCGGCCGACGCCGTGGACGCCTGGCTGCGCGTGCGGGGCGAGCTCGCGGGCGCCGGCGCCGCTCTCTTCGTCGGCGCGCGCGGCGGCCGCATCGACCAGCGCCAGGTGCGCGACGTGGTGCACCGCGCGACCACGGCCGCCGGCGCGGACGTCGCGCCCCACGCGCTGCGGCACTCGGCCGCCACCCACCTGCTCGAGGGCGGATCGGACCTGCGCAGCGTGCAGGAGATCCTCGGCCACTCGAGCCTCACGACCACGCAGCGCTACACCCACGTATCTGCCGAGCGGCTCCGCTCGGCCTATGCACAGGCACACCCCCGGGCCTGA
- the dprA gene encoding DNA-processing protein DprA codes for MTSARPDADRPVDGCGAQRPTGGAVTVDEAERWARAAWSALAEPGDVVAGALLDALGAVEAWRWLLEAPHRPPAHLDGLGTELARGRLVRAIERWTPRAAVLAAHGWGSATPAPEVAPFVAPGTRGGPAAVHVLVPGDARWPVGLTDLGAAAPACLWVRGDPDALADGADRPRRAVALVGARAATAYGERVVADLAGGLADAGVVVTSGGAYGIDAAAHRGALVRGGRTVVVAAGGVDRAYPAGNARLVEEAVATGGAVIGEVPPGALPTRSRFLQRNRLIAALSQVTVVVEAAWRSGALSTAHHAARLARPVGAVPGPVTSMASAGCHRLLRDGVAVCVTDAAEVLELAGPAGAAAPEPGDPRGPRPLDGVGPREQRVHDALGTRRGRPLEEIARDAGLTTRETATALGLLELAGAALRDASGWRTHA; via the coding sequence GTGACGAGCGCGCGCCCGGACGCGGACCGGCCGGTGGACGGGTGCGGGGCGCAGCGGCCGACCGGTGGCGCGGTGACCGTCGACGAGGCCGAGCGGTGGGCGCGGGCGGCGTGGAGCGCGCTCGCCGAGCCCGGCGACGTCGTGGCGGGTGCGCTCCTCGACGCCCTGGGTGCCGTCGAGGCATGGCGCTGGCTCCTGGAGGCGCCGCACCGGCCCCCGGCCCACCTGGACGGCCTGGGCACCGAGCTCGCACGCGGTCGGCTGGTCCGCGCGATCGAGCGGTGGACGCCGCGCGCCGCGGTGCTCGCGGCGCACGGGTGGGGGAGTGCGACGCCCGCGCCGGAGGTCGCGCCGTTCGTCGCCCCGGGCACTCGTGGCGGCCCGGCCGCCGTGCACGTGCTGGTCCCGGGTGACGCGCGGTGGCCCGTGGGACTCACCGACCTGGGCGCCGCGGCCCCCGCGTGCCTGTGGGTCCGGGGCGACCCGGACGCGCTCGCGGACGGTGCGGACCGGCCTCGTCGCGCGGTCGCGCTCGTGGGCGCACGTGCCGCGACCGCGTACGGGGAGCGGGTCGTCGCCGACCTGGCGGGTGGACTGGCCGATGCCGGCGTCGTCGTGACGTCCGGCGGCGCGTACGGCATCGACGCCGCGGCGCACCGCGGTGCGCTGGTGCGCGGCGGCCGGACCGTCGTCGTCGCGGCGGGTGGCGTGGACCGCGCCTACCCCGCGGGCAACGCCCGGCTGGTCGAGGAGGCGGTCGCCACGGGCGGCGCCGTGATCGGCGAGGTGCCGCCGGGCGCGCTGCCCACGCGCAGCCGGTTCCTGCAGCGCAACCGCCTGATCGCGGCGCTGTCCCAGGTCACCGTCGTGGTCGAGGCCGCGTGGCGGTCGGGTGCGCTGAGCACCGCGCATCACGCGGCACGCCTCGCGCGGCCCGTGGGCGCGGTGCCCGGGCCGGTCACGTCGATGGCCTCCGCCGGGTGTCACCGCCTCCTGCGGGACGGCGTCGCGGTCTGCGTGACCGACGCCGCCGAGGTGCTCGAGCTCGCCGGCCCGGCGGGTGCGGCCGCACCCGAGCCCGGCGACCCGCGGGGCCCCCGCCCGCTCGACGGGGTCGGTCCGCGGGAGCAGCGCGTGCACGACGCGCTGGGCACGCGACGCGGCCGCCCGCTCGAGGAGATCGCCCGGGACGCGGGGCTCACCACGCGCGAGACCGCGACCGCTCTCGGGCTCCTGGAGCTCGCGGGCGCGGCGCTCCGGGACGCGTCCGGATGGCGTACCCACGCCTGA
- a CDS encoding YifB family Mg chelatase-like AAA ATPase, which translates to MSAGLGSTLAVALVGLRGHVVDVEAHLAAALPAFTLVGLPDAALAESRDRVRAAVASSGLTWPNRRVTVNLSPATLPKSGSSFDLAIAIAALAGARTVDPERTRDVVHLGELGLDGRLRPVRGVLPAVAAAVAAGRTRIVVPVGNVEEATLVPGADVRGAHSLAQVLAWHGAEIEVADVEPVRDDEPETRGGTRLLDLADVVGQPEARWCLEVAAAGGHHLLMVGAPGTGKTMLAARLPGILPDLSEADAVEVTAIHSVAGTFDPGEGLVRRPPFEDPHHTATPQSVIGGGSGVPRPGAASRAHRGVLFLDEAPEFTTAVLQTLRQPLEHGELVLHRAMGTARYPACFQLVLAANPCPCGRAVGKGLDCSCRPEQRRRYFGRLSGPLLDRVDLQVELQPSRASDRSGESSAVVARRVAGARAAQAERFAGLPWRTCAQAPAAWLRERLGPDRSLVSSLAVQVDRGALSLRGADRVLRVAWTVADLAGRTAPGRDDVATALALRTMGAS; encoded by the coding sequence GTGAGCGCGGGGCTGGGCAGCACGCTCGCGGTCGCGCTCGTGGGGCTGCGCGGGCACGTCGTGGACGTCGAGGCGCACCTGGCCGCGGCGCTGCCGGCGTTCACGCTCGTCGGCCTGCCGGATGCGGCGCTGGCCGAGTCGCGTGACCGCGTGCGCGCCGCGGTCGCGTCGTCGGGGCTCACGTGGCCCAACCGGCGCGTCACGGTGAACCTCTCGCCCGCGACGCTGCCGAAGTCCGGCTCGTCGTTCGACCTCGCGATCGCGATCGCCGCGCTGGCGGGCGCGCGCACCGTCGACCCCGAGCGGACGCGCGATGTCGTGCACCTCGGTGAGCTCGGTCTCGACGGCCGGCTGCGGCCCGTCCGGGGCGTCCTGCCGGCCGTCGCCGCGGCGGTCGCGGCGGGGCGCACCCGCATCGTGGTGCCGGTCGGCAACGTCGAGGAGGCGACGCTGGTCCCGGGTGCCGACGTGCGCGGAGCGCACTCGCTCGCGCAGGTGCTCGCGTGGCACGGCGCCGAGATCGAGGTCGCCGACGTGGAGCCCGTCCGCGACGACGAGCCGGAGACCCGCGGCGGGACGCGGCTGCTCGACCTGGCGGACGTGGTGGGCCAGCCCGAGGCGCGCTGGTGCCTGGAGGTCGCGGCGGCCGGCGGTCACCACCTGCTCATGGTGGGTGCGCCCGGCACGGGCAAGACCATGCTGGCCGCCCGGCTGCCCGGCATCCTGCCGGACCTGTCCGAGGCCGACGCGGTCGAGGTCACCGCGATCCACTCGGTGGCGGGCACGTTCGACCCGGGGGAGGGCCTGGTCCGAAGGCCGCCGTTCGAGGACCCGCACCACACCGCGACGCCGCAGAGCGTGATCGGCGGCGGCAGCGGCGTGCCACGCCCGGGTGCGGCGTCGCGGGCGCACCGCGGCGTGCTGTTCCTCGACGAGGCGCCGGAGTTCACCACGGCCGTGCTGCAGACGTTGCGGCAGCCGCTCGAGCACGGCGAGCTCGTGCTGCACCGCGCGATGGGCACCGCGCGCTATCCAGCGTGCTTCCAGCTGGTGCTGGCCGCGAACCCGTGCCCGTGCGGGCGTGCCGTCGGCAAGGGCCTCGACTGCTCGTGCCGGCCGGAGCAGCGTCGCCGGTACTTCGGCCGGCTGTCCGGGCCCCTGCTCGACCGGGTGGACCTCCAGGTCGAGCTGCAGCCGTCACGTGCGAGCGACCGGTCGGGGGAGTCGTCCGCGGTGGTCGCGCGACGCGTGGCAGGTGCGCGGGCGGCCCAGGCCGAGCGGTTCGCGGGACTGCCGTGGCGCACGTGCGCGCAGGCCCCCGCCGCGTGGCTGCGGGAGCGCCTGGGCCCGGACCGCTCGCTCGTCTCGAGCCTGGCGGTCCAGGTGGACCGTGGTGCGCTGAGCCTGCGTGGGGCGGACCGTGTGCTGCGCGTCGCATGGACCGTCGCCGACCTCGCGGGCCGCACGGCACCCGGTCGCGACGACGTCGCGACCGCGCTCGCGCTGCGCACCATGGGGGCGTCGTGA
- a CDS encoding YraN family protein: protein MRATDAVGRHGEDVAAAHVVARGWRVLDRNWRCREGEIDLVGMDGDELVVVEVKTRRSTAYGSPAEAVTHRKLARVRRLAAAWLAAHDVRPRSVRVDVIAVLLPAAGAAQVEHLEGVW from the coding sequence ATGCGAGCGACGGATGCCGTCGGACGGCACGGCGAGGACGTGGCCGCGGCCCATGTGGTCGCGCGGGGCTGGCGGGTGCTGGACCGCAACTGGCGCTGCCGCGAGGGCGAGATCGACCTGGTCGGCATGGACGGCGACGAGCTCGTGGTCGTCGAGGTCAAGACGCGGCGCTCCACGGCGTACGGCTCCCCGGCGGAGGCGGTCACGCACCGCAAGCTCGCGCGTGTGCGTCGCCTCGCGGCCGCGTGGCTCGCGGCGCACGACGTGCGGCCCCGGTCGGTCCGGGTCGACGTGATCGCGGTGCTGCTCCCGGCCGCGGGTGCGGCGCAGGTCGAGCACCTCGAGGGGGTCTGGTGA
- a CDS encoding DUF2469 domain-containing protein yields MSAEDLENYETDMELALYREYRDVVSLFAYVVETERRFYLANHVDLQVRSAAGEVYFELSLADAWVWDVYRSARFVKSVRVVTFKDVNVEELAKAELDLGGGAGFPR; encoded by the coding sequence GTGAGTGCGGAGGACCTGGAGAACTACGAGACGGACATGGAGCTCGCGCTCTACCGCGAGTACCGCGACGTCGTGAGCCTGTTCGCGTACGTCGTCGAGACGGAGCGTCGGTTCTACCTCGCCAACCACGTGGACCTTCAGGTCCGGTCCGCGGCGGGTGAGGTGTACTTCGAGCTGTCGCTCGCCGACGCGTGGGTCTGGGACGTGTACCGCTCGGCGCGGTTCGTGAAGTCGGTCCGCGTCGTGACGTTCAAGGACGTCAACGTCGAGGAGCTCGCCAAGGCCGAGCTCGACCTCGGCGGAGGTGCGGGCTTCCCGCGCTGA